CCAACACTATTATTGCAGGGGGATGGTCTTCTTCACACTGCCTGTGGGACTCCGAACTATGTAGCGCCCGAGGTGCGCATACATACTTCTtacttctatttttcattGGGAGGATTTTTGTATTTCGATATTCGAGTAAAGATGGTTAATCACAACCCACCTTGAGTTAGCATTGGCTGAGTTAAAATGCTTAGAATGAATGAGTTCTAGTCATGAAGGCTACTTCCCTAAGATTTAATATGTACGAGTTACCTTCACAACTAAATGTAGTAGAGTCAGACTGTTGCCTTATAAGAATAGTTGAGGTATagaactaaaattaaaataacgaTTGTTCGTTATACTTCTGCAAAATGTGTGCTAAGTTTTtgcctttgattttgatatacTATATCAGGTCTTCCATGATAAAGGTTATGATGGTCAATCATCTGATGTTTGGTCATGTGGGGTTATTCTCTTCGTTCTTATGGCTGGCTTCTTGCCTTTCAGCGAGTCAAATCTAACGCATTTGTATCGAAAAGTTAgtttttatcttgttttgtttttactatttatacaGACTGGGACTGTTctcaaattatatttgatatgaaTTTCAGATTTCCAGGGCTGATTTCTGCTTTCCGTCGTGGTTCTCAAATGGTACTAGAAAACTAGTTCGTCGCATTCTCGATCCAAACCCTCTTACTGTAAGTTTATAACTCCTATTTTGATTTACTCTCTTGAAGTTTGATCCTCCGTAAAGtctcaataattttcttttcgtgTTACTTCAGCGAATAACGATAGCCGAAATTCAACAAGATGAATGGTTCAAGAAGGGCTACACACCCACCCACTTTGAAGTGGAAGAGGATATAACTCTCGATGATGTCGATGCTGCTTTTAGCAGCTCGAGGGTGAGGATTTTATCACAAAACAGAGGCTTTGAGCCAGAGATTAATGTGATGGAAATGAGAGGAAAGATGAAGTTCCCTATTAAGGTGTttcgttaattttttttaattccaggAACATCTTTTGaccgaaaagaaagagaaaccGGTGTCGATGAATGCTTTTGAGCTTATCTCTAGGTCTCCGGGTTTCAGTCTTGAAAATCTATTTGAGAAGCAGAAGGTACTTATTCAGTTGTATTGTAATAATTCTGTATATTTAGTTAATTGATATCACATGGATCAAGTTAAGTATTTTCAGGCTGTTGCAAAGAGAGAAACCCAGTTTACTTCACAGAGCCCTGCAAACGAGATCATGTCGAAGATCGAAGAAACTGCAAAACCTATGGGgttcaatattaaaaaacgGGACTACAAGGTAACCATTTATTTACAGCTTGTGAAAGATATCTTTGTTTCTGAGATGAGTTTTGCTAGAACTCTTGTAATGAGATATGATATCACTGCAGATGAAGCTGCAAGGTGACAAGACTGGGAGGAAAGGACACCTCTCCATAGCCACTGAGGTAAAAACATTATTCCTGGCTAACATTATTAATTAGTTTCGTAATCTCATGTACCGAACTCCTTTCATTGCCTTTGTCAAAAGCATGCATCTAGAGACTTTTAATTCTGAATAAATAtatgtgagattctacattgattgggagaggggaatgagtgctagcgaggacggtgagccccaaaaggggtggattctgagatcctacatcggttggagaggggttattgaacattctttataagggtgtggaaacgtctCCCTAACAGAGGACGAGGGACACTATCTACTGGCAGTGGGCTTGACCTGTTGTGATATAACTTGGCTTCACCATCATCAGCCACCATCTgtgattaaaatgaaaaaggattGAAACTATTTACTCGGTTCACAAATTTCCCTCAAATAGCTTCATTTGAAGTTCAATGGCTTTCTTTCCACATCTGATGCCAAATATCTTTGCCCTTTGCCCTTTGAACTCCAGGTGTTCGAGGTGGCTCCTTCCTTGCATATGGTGGAGCTCCGAAAAACTGGTGGTGATACGCTCGAGTTTATCAAGGCATGTTACCAGTATTCTTATTGAAACTCAGAACTAAATTCATTATTTCAGAGCTAAATTGTACAATCTCATATACTAACGTGCTTTTGCATTTCCATACGACAGTTCTACAAAAGCTTCTCTTCAGGATTAAAAGATATAATGTGGAGAACTGATGGAAATACTGTAGAAGGGAGCTAATATCTCTCTCGCTATCCTCTTCATAATCCTGTTATGAAGTTGATACCTGAGATGCTTTGCAGGTATCACATCGAAACTCGTCATCAATTACAAACGTTGAAAATATAATCCTAAGAAAATCTCTTACTTTTTCCCCCTAAGAAATCATTAAACACAGAGTAATTGCACAAATAGTTAACGTTTCTGAAATAAGAAAAGTGAGCTGATTCAAGTGcactttgttttgtttaaccAGAAATTGCATCGGAGAGGAACATGATATCAAAATCTCATATCTATGGCATGGTAAGTTACCCATTagacaggaaaagaaaaagaaaaaaaaagagagattttctGAAGCATTTGATTCTACTTCGTTCTCTATTTTCAGTTAACAATATCAATAATATGTTGATGCAAGTCATCTGTTATACTCATAGAATTGTATGCTGTTTCATCATGAAAcatatcaatagaaaaattaattagaagaGTAATTGAATGAGCACGTAATGTTGTAAGATGGCTAAGAGATGCtattttgttgatttgaaTGAGCTTATGGTGCTTTTGGAGAGAGCTATTCTATATGACTTCAAGTATactttatttctatattttagggtttagggtttagggtacAATCAAACGAGCCTTCGATTTCGATTACTGGAACGAGTtgtataaaaatatcaaactgCATTAATTTCAACAATGTACAAATAACTTCAACTTAATTAAAGAACTGTTTGTGAAGAGAAAGCAGTAAAAGAAAGTGATATAGAAAGGTTGTAAAGAACAGCAGTGAATTCAAGTCCACCATCGATCATTCATCGAAGGAGGAAGGCAAGGTTGTCGGGCTTAGCTTCGTCTTCTATGTCTGCACGTTCTTCTCCAGCAAGGGCTACTAGGTAGAACTATCattatttgtgagatcccatatcggttggggaggagaatgaaacattctttataagggtgtggaaacctctccctaacagacacgttttaaaaaccttaaggggatgtctggaagggaaagcccaaaaaggacaagatctgctagcggtgagcttgtgCTGTTATAactagtattagagccagacaccgggcaatgtgccagtaaggaggTTGAGCCGTGAAGGGggatggacacgaggcggtgtgccagcaaagacactgggccccgaaggggtgtggattgcggggtcccatatcgattggagaagggaatgagtgtcagcgtcctcattggACTCTGAATGCATCCTAAACTGCATAGAATTGCTAAGAAACTGAGCTCTAAGCTAAAAGAAAAGTACATACGTTCTTTTACTACATTCTACAAGTCTATTTTACAAAGACAACATACAattttatatagcctcaaaatgaaagatttgacCTTCCATGATGCTCAAgaaacattcatactttatgagCATAATTAGTTGTTACGTAAATGTAacttaaaaagtaaataaaaagtcttacaCTCCCGAAACACTACTAAAAATCTAAACTTTAatcatcaaccaaaaaatttgtaaccatccaaAAATATATGAAGCTCCGGTTGAAGTAACTTGTATCTGTTGTTGTATAAAGGAAATTTTTTCTCGCAGTTTTGAACTTTCCAAATTATGAGTTCCTCACTTTGATTCCTTAGTTTCAGGAATATTATCTCTTTCCTTGCTAACTTTCTTAATTGTTCTGCAAGTTTCGTAATTAACTACTCTGCGTTGGCCATATGGCTTGTTCATCTAGAATTTCATTCCTGAATAGCATTCTGTTAAGCATGAATTGATCAGTGCCAACGGGCACCATCTGATATGTCAATTTGGATGGAAATCATGCACAAGATACacaatttccatttccattcgATTCTCTGTTGGCTCCTTGTAAATTTGTAGTTGTAGGTTTATGCACCACGGCAGGATGGCATGCACCGTCCCCAAAATTATGGGTCAACATCAGAGTATGAGTCTTGTTTGATCATCAATCGTGCAAACCTGTCAATGGTGGTTGGTGTAAGAAgctggaggaagaagaagatgttgaTTTGAGGTAAGTCTACTGTCATATACAGGTTTGGACCACCATCCTTGATGACATGTGCTGTAGTAGCTAGATTATAGATTATTGTCAAAAGGGTAACACGTCTTATCTTCATGTGATAGCAATAGTAACACTTATTTTAGGAGTGGGTTACTATTATTTTAGGAGTGGAGAaaaatgttgaggattgttggtcCTACCTCGGCTAATTAAAGGGAAAAATCTTAGGTATATAAGTATGAGACACTCTCTGTTGGTATGAAATCTCTCGGGAAAACTAAAAGGAAAGTCaggagaacttatgctcaaggtgaacaatatcatactatggTGAACTCTTGCCGGTaaaggtttgtttttttttttttatttgcacGAGTGAATAACTTTGGTAACTTATTCAACATGTCTACTATTTTGAAAACTTGACGAAAAATGAAGCCGGAAATACAATTTcatgagatgaaattcactATTTCTCATAGAGAAAGTGGAAGAGTAGTTAGTTCTCTCTACGTGATAATTTTGGGACTTGACCAATGAACCTCACCCTCTCATTGACATGAAAGGAACTTAATTTATTGTTAGATCATATACGAATTGTAAGATGTAATTATAGagatcaaataaacttttaaacttttgattcagctgtaattatgaacaatttGTGATGGATATACTTGCATGTAATGCTTATATCAACGGAGACAACTTGTCCTACCACGCACGAAAGTGCAACTCTAGATCTATAGTTGAGTGACTTGTGCTTAATgaataaaatctaattaaaGAGGGGCGGAACTGCACACTTGTGTTCAGAGCATTGTCTGAGTGAATAGGCAGGGCATACCACGCAAAACTTGATTTCAGAGGTTGGGCTGGTTTCTTTTCTAGCTGgccaacaattttatttagatgTAGGGGCAAAGCCCCAGGAAAGTCTAGGTTGGCTTCCAGCTCCCATCTCGATCGGCATCCTACTTTCGAGGGAGTGGAGTCCTGAAGTGAACTACTCAATGCATTGTTGCCCCAATCCAAGGAAGGGCTTTTGGTGAGGAGAATTGTTTTGAGGGAGGGAAAGCGTGGTTGACAAACCACTTCGAGGAGGCGACTGGACTGGAGTGCTTTCATCAAATGATAAGGTCACCTTGCCATAGATGTGGTGCATGTCACACTAGCTCTTATACATTAGGTATCTTGATGAAATTTAGTGTAACaagaattttaagaattaagaaTAACTGAAGATAAGGCTAGACCGTGATGATAGAGACCAAGGGCATTGTGGCTGTGTACCCATATGAGGTCGACTAGGGAACTTAGACATCGACCCAAgctttccttctctcttttgttcaGCAGTCGAGCTTTCTCGTCTCTTTTATCGTCTAGGTCAAGAAAGAACATCGAGATTTACATAGAGATTTAAACGGTCTTGTAGTaggagaaaagagaagatGGAGCTTCATCTTAAAACTATACTTTGATGTTCGACCAAAAAATTAGATGATTGATAGGAGtgcatttttataataataaatgatatttaatgattttaatgtcataatttttatataagtatgatattaattaatggattttttaaaggtttaattatttctcataaattactaatttattaatagtttcaataaatatacaataaaattaagtaatgtactaataaatatatttatttcatcaaGTTAGACTGAGATTCATTAAATGTGGCCATTTCTACTGTGTTCAATTTTCACtaattttaacctaatttaaaAAGGTCGAACATGcaattttagaaatgaaaaaactatatattttattttattttattatggttttattaataatttatcataatcatataaaattgGTAAgataattcatttaaaattatttacttaattaagtttcaatttgattattgcactaaatatttataattaaaagtttatataattttattaaaattattgcatttgctattttgttattttagattttttagatttatttaatctttattaatttgattttagtttCCTTTTTAAATTGGCAGTTTGTTGATTATAAGCTAGGAGtccttttatttaaaacagcTAATAAAATATGTCATTTATCTAATTATCCCAATATTAATTACTTCATTACGCCCAAATTAGTCTAGTTAGGCCaattaattacttattttattaacgatatttaattacttattttattaacgatatttaattgctttaaattttgtttcatacaGTTGACTTTAGCCCAAGTTAGTTAGGCCAATTAATTACTTATTAACAAGATTTAATTGCTTTAAATTAAGTAGCTTTTAATAAATGAGTTCAAGTTACGGTGACGGTTGACATCTATATGTAATAGAATGCACACAAACTGGTCCgaacaaatatgaaaataagacGGACCAATGTGAAGTAGAATAAACCATGTTTCCTTTATATTttgtgttaaggatatttaataataaattatagtttaccatatatatcaaaatatttgatattttataggtatgttttcatttattgttatttcaatttattactatttccatatccttataatttatttgattataaacagaGAATTTCACACCCTTAGTGGggtggattcagcaaacattcacatttTGTGATTATTTTAGTTAGTTTCTTCATTGTGCgtattattataattctaCTCCTAACATTTAAAATAGAGGTCGCATCAATAATTCTCTAAGTTATTAACAAAGTATTTTAACATCGAGCCAATTATAACCATGGAAAGTCTAGAGATTAAAATagacattaaaatattaaggatcaaaatatgttaataccattaacaaatattaacTAATATTATAAGTAATCCTTGGTAAAGAAATGTCTGCATAGAAGTTTAGAGGTTTATGAGgggaaaaactaaaagaaatgtGAGCATAGACACGAGGTGGGAGAGTCATGAAGAGAATAAAAGCATGAAAAGAAACAAGGAGTGCATTATCTAAAACAGAAATAAGAGGCATTGTCTAAAAGAGAAATAAGGGGCAGTACATCAAGAACAGTGAGagctacatcgattggagagtagaacgaaGNGACGGACTGCGGGGCTACTCAATCAGACAACCAGACTGCCTATACAGACCAGATTACCATACTCACTAAGAGACTTGCTTGCTTCCAAGACTTGACTACAACCTTACCACAATAGGACGAGAGGGAAATGCCCCTTCTTCAAGGTTAAGCTACCTTACCTTAGTCAACTAAGCAAGTGAGACGGGTAGACCCCCCGGAAGGAAAGTTGTTTGTTGTTCAGTCTTGGTATGCGGTATTGTCCAAGTCTTTGATTacttgtattttttataatggtgcagaaacctctctctagcaaacacattttcaaatcttgagatgaaaccaaaagaaaaaaatccaaacataGTTTATATGAAATCAGTAAGGAAAAGGTCTGATGCCAAATGATAAAGAATCAATACAATTGTTgatcgaatcactccacaagaaaGATTGACTCCACAAGAAAGAtggatcatgtctagcttgaatgattcttgttgatcaagtataatgaaacttcattctttttccacgtgacatgaattgaaatatctttagataatttcaacaacattctcttcacatcttcattaaagtatattgtatgattgatgtcttttggtctATATCAATAGCAGTGGTAGCAGTGGGCTTAAACTCTActagtttaagaaaataatgaaatgaaataagtCATAAGAGTCATTGTTCACGTGGGTTCGAAAGGatagtctaagaaaataaagggaATAATGAGAGGgagcctctctctctctctctctctctctctctctctctctctctctcataagGAGCAATCTCGGCCTCTACCCTCTCTCTGATTTGAGTTTCTTTGAATGGATACAAAACCCACTTCAGCTCTTTAGTCAATAGCCCCCAACTTGGTTCAGACATACCCAGCAGACCTATAATAGCATCCCTTCCAAAACAAActtgatttttctctctcattttcttttcattttcaaagaaGTTAACATCAAAGTGAGAAGAGTAACATTTAGGACCTAAAGTTAGGCATTGACATAAATGATCCCTTCATATctggaaaaaaagaacaagctACATGGAACTGATTCAGGAATGGAAGTCTTGTTAGCATGCTTGATATCGATCCAATCCTAAGCCTATCTACCAAGAAGAGTGTGGCCATAGATGTCATTAAAGAAGATAATCAAATAAACACCTAACTACAGATCTCAAACCACTACAATTCGAAGAGGATCTATCCATTAATTTCCTTATTAGAAAGGTCTCTCTGTAACTTACTTGCAGAGACGTGTGGTTGTTGAGCTATCTCATCATTCTTGGAACTACTCCCATTTATTTTAGATGCACACCCCCTCGGCTCCTCCTTCCTTTCCTTCACTTTTGTTCATTATATCTATTCTTGCTTGGCCTGCTGCCAAGTGCCAAACCCCTCTCTGCGTCTCTACcacccttctctctctctctctctctctttctcaatCACTACACAACCAGATGGTAGTTTGAAAGTTTTTCAATCCTTTGCCTTCCTtaatttctcttcttctctggatTGGCTACTCCGGGAAGTTCTTGTTTCTAAGAGAAATCAACCAGAAGGGTGAGAGACTTAGAGAGTGCTGCACAAAGACATCCAAAGAGAAATTAGCAAcgcattaaataaatatggaaaGTGTTGAGAAGGATACAGAGAGATTAACGGCAGAAATGGAGCTTAAGGACTCCTCCATCCTCATCAGGATCCGGCAACGCTTGCTAGACATTTTACTGTCAGTTAAGCTCAAATATGTCAAATTAGGAAATTGGTACTCATGCAACTCTGCCACTACTCTTATGTTACTCGTAATTCTGCCCCTGTTTATTTCCATTGCCATTCAGCTTTCCGGTTTCAAACTCTTCCGGGTGTCCGAGTTACTGCCGACCACAAGATTTCAATATGGGATTAATGCAACAACAACCATAGCCAGTCTGATGTCTATATTTCTCCTTGGCCTCTACTGTTCCAAGCGATCTGCACCGGTTTATCTGGTGGAGTTTGCCTGTTACAAACCGGAGGATGCGAGGAAGCTGACAGTGGACAGCTTCCTGGAGATGAGTGCAGAGAGCGGTGCCTTTCAAGAGGATGCCCTTAAGTTTATGTCCAAAGTTGCTAAACGAGCTGGTCTTGGCGATGAAACCTACTTCACGAGAGGAATTACTTCTCGGCCGCCGAATTTGTGTCTTGATGAAGCTCGCTACGAAGCTGAGACTGTAATCTTCGGTGTATTCGATGCTCTGTTCGAGAAAACCGGCTTGGATCCGAGTCAAATAGGAATTCTAATCGTCAACTGTAGCTTATTCAATCCCATACCATCGCTGTCGGCCATGATTGTGAACCACTACAAGCTTCGAACCGACATTAGGTGCTATAATCTCAGTGGAATGGGCTGCAGCGCTAGCCTTACCTCGATCACGCTAGCTAAGGGCTTTCTCAATGCATACCCTAACACGTATGCGGTCGTTGTGAGCACCGAAAGTATAACCCTAGATTGGTACTTCGGCAACGACCGATCGATGCTGATTAGCAATTGTCTATTTCGTATGGGAGGAGCCGCGGTGCTGTTATCGAACAAGCACGGAGATCGATCCCGATCAAAATACGAGTTAATTCACATGATTAGGACTCACAAAGGGGCTGACGACAAAAGCTACAATTGCGTTTATCAGAAAGATGACGACAAGGGGAAAATGGGGGTTTCACTCGCACGCGAATTAATGGCGATTGCAAGTGAAGCATTAAAGACTAACATTACGACTCTCGGTCCTTTGGTACTACCATTTTCAGAGCAAATCACCTTCTTCCTATCgatgatgaaaaagaaagtgatgAAATCGAAGGTGAAATCCTACGTACCTGATTTTAAGCTCGCTTTCGAGCATTTCTGTATCCACGCCGGCGGAAGAGCAGTGCTGGACGCTGTGCAGAAGAATCTCGAACTGAGTGACTGGCACATCGAACCCTCAAGGATGACATTGTACCGATTCGGGAATACATCGAGCAGCTCGTTGTGGTACGAATTAGCATATACAGAAGCAAAGAATCGTGTCTCGAAAGGCCACCGGATCTGGCAGGTGGCGTTTGGAGCGGGATTCAAGTGTAACAGTGCGGTTTGGAAGGCTCTGCGAGAAATTCCGGCGACCGAGTGCGACCGAGTTAACCCATGGATCGACTCAATTGAAAAATTTCCGGTTAAGGTTCCTGTTGGTCCTTAATGCAGAGAGTTTCCGTAAATCCACGTGGGAGATTATAAATGGATGTGGGACCTCTCTCTTAAAGggaaaaacattttatttaattgcattttcttccaacaatttagccaaaatatttctaaatcatcattaaaaaaaatattagaaaaatatttctagaccataaaaataattttttttttataaaactaaatatttaaaatcatatccCTTACCCATAGTTATATGCTGTGAATAGTCATATCCCTTACCCATAGTTATATACTATGAGTCGTTGTTGTTACTCTTTTGCTTGCATATATAACACCTTTTTCAAAacctctctttcgaaaattttTCTATGctctcgttttctaaaacattcttCTTAAACCAAggtcagaggctcgagcatacgtcgctggGTCATAGGCgatgcaagaacgaattggcttagctcacttgttggggagtagaacgaattggcttagctcattTGTCGGGAAgtagaacgaattggcttagctcacttgttgGGAAGTGAGTGTcacacaatcgcaagtctgcTGCCATAAAAaatgcgattgtgacaagtggtatcaagaaaaatgatgaattgaaagtaaaaagaaGCCTAAACTCGACTAACTAGGGTTGTCTTATGATTTGTTATCAAATACAAATCCTCTCATAGGTAAGATAGAATATGAGAGTTTGAAGATcgaatataataattatcaaaGAATAACCTTAGTTTTTAAACATAGATTTTAAAACCAAGCACAAGGAAACAGAAAGCAAACAAACAGATAAACCCTAAAATAATGATCACATAGCAAATGCATATCAACCAAGCAGTATACCCTTCGAGTTTCGACTAAAAAGTGAGATTCGAATTGAACGGAAAAGGAACATAAAGATTCTTCTCagaaaaagagatgaagaacaatgaaGTTATCCTTTACCAGTGATTACACAGACTTTCACCTTCAAAAGGACATTAAAAAATGGGAGAAAGAACAGAAGATTCGAAAACTGAGTAAAACTTTGAACTGCATATTGCTTATGGTACACACAATTCTCTTTGTTCAACTCTAAGCTAAATAAGAAGTGCCATAAAAGCAAATCATCCTCCAATGCAATCTTTTATGCCACTCAAAACCTCTCTGTTCTTTCTCTTATCTTGTTCAGTTTCTTTTACATTCTTTTTCTGAGTGGGGATTTTTGTTATTTCCTGTGATTTAGCCTACTACTCTCCAGTCACACAATCCTTTTCAGTTCTTTTACCATTAATACGGCCGATACCTTCTCCCACGGTTGACTTCATCGCCACTGCTGCTACCTCCCGAACGACTCGTTGGTCCACCTGAGCCACTGCTCCGCTCACTTCTTCTAGACCGAGAAGGTGGCATCGGCACTCCAGGTTGCTGACTGCATTCCCAAgtgataatatataaatttttctatcttttatAGTCATATAAAAATGGATTTTGATTTGAGTAAGagttgtgagatcttacaggACATAACCAATTCGGCCATCCGGTAAAACCATTGGTACCATCTGCATTCCAGCAGGCATTGGCCCCCTACCATAAATCATTGGCTGTTCATGCAAGAAAATCCATGAGATTAATATGGCCAAAGTcttgtttcatttcatttcgttCAGTTCCGGTGATAAACGAGCAGATTACCTGATGCAAGCCTGCAGTAACACCATACCCACCTAAGGAACCATATGGATTTCCGCCATAACTACCGTATCCAGCATGAAGAAGATGGTTTGGATGACTTCCAGATATATGGGAATAGGCCCCATCTGGTTTTTTATCACTTTGAGGCTTTGCAAGGACAACCTCCAACACTTGGCCTGCATAACAAAATCTCAgaagattattatttttactattttgaaATTCAGATCTCAGAAGATTATTATTTCGGTCAAAAGAAGTCGAACAAATCATTTTTGAATCCACTCCTATCATCAAGGAACACAAACACAATCCCGAAATATTTTTAACGTTTCACTGTAAATAAAAGCGGATATGATAGTACATTTCAGATTTCGAATGTAAATCTCAGAGGGTATAGAAATAAAACCTTCAATTTCATATTTCTCTGTCTCTTTTACAGCCTTCAGTGCACTTGACCTCTCAGCATAATGGATGAATGCAAAATCCCGTTTACTATGCCCAGCTTTCCCAGGTGGCATATTCACTTTTGTCACATCCCCATGCTGCTGAAACAGTTCTTTCAATTGCTCAGTAGTAGTATTCTCAGGTATGTTTTTCACATAAAGAGCCTTCACCTGCGAACCGCAATGTAATAGAACTATGAAAACTTACTAGCACGAACATAGAAAACAGGCAGTCAATGTCGAAACTAAACAAGTCTTTATAGCTTTCATCATCGCCAATGTAGTGTTCAAATTACCAtgcttttttaaatatcttccTGTGAATTTGGAAACTATattgtatttcaaattataattcaattccTTCATGTACATCTAATACACAGTCATACAGAGAGCTGATCACGGTTAGTTAAAAGGTTTGAGGGATGGAAACAATTGGAAACATGAAGCTACTTTAATAGTCAAGTATTGTGCTGAAAGCTCACTCGTTCACCAAGATGCATGACATATTGTTAGGTAGATTGTTCCAGAAGACAAATTTTATGAAGATTGCATGACACGTGTTTgggagtgattttgaaatggttaaaatCACTTCTGTCATGTTACACTCGAAAACATgcttttaattattcaaaatccaCTTAATGATTGATTCTACACTTTTAAACACAATTTTCATaccataaaaattgattttgaatcattaaaaacatgttttaaaatgattttgaatacGATAAAAGTGATTTTAACCATTTTGCCCTTATAGCATTAGCCATGGGGTCATTTAGAATTTGTTGAAGTTTGTCAGTGGCAGCCAGATCCAGTGGGATGCCGCAGACTACTTTAAGACGGTTTTGAACTGAACTTAGCTCAAAGAGAAATCC
This portion of the Cucurbita pepo subsp. pepo cultivar mu-cu-16 chromosome LG08, ASM280686v2, whole genome shotgun sequence genome encodes:
- the LOC111800694 gene encoding 3-ketoacyl-CoA synthase 1-like, giving the protein MESVEKDTERLTAEMELKDSSILIRIRQRLLDILLSVKLKYVKLGNWYSCNSATTLMLLVILPLFISIAIQLSGFKLFRVSELLPTTRFQYGINATTTIASLMSIFLLGLYCSKRSAPVYLVEFACYKPEDARKLTVDSFLEMSAESGAFQEDALKFMSKVAKRAGLGDETYFTRGITSRPPNLCLDEARYEAETVIFGVFDALFEKTGLDPSQIGILIVNCSLFNPIPSLSAMIVNHYKLRTDIRCYNLSGMGCSASLTSITLAKGFLNAYPNTYAVVVSTESITLDWYFGNDRSMLISNCLFRMGGAAVLLSNKHGDRSRSKYELIHMIRTHKGADDKSYNCVYQKDDDKGKMGVSLARELMAIASEALKTNITTLGPLVLPFSEQITFFLSMMKKKVMKSKVKSYVPDFKLAFEHFCIHAGGRAVLDAVQKNLELSDWHIEPSRMTLYRFGNTSSSSLWYELAYTEAKNRVSKGHRIWQVAFGAGFKCNSAVWKALREIPATECDRVNPWIDSIEKFPVKVPVGP
- the LOC111800680 gene encoding CBL-interacting serine/threonine-protein kinase 9-like encodes the protein MSVKTPATRTRVGKYELGKTLGEGSFAKVKFAKNIENGDCVAIKILDREQVLRHKMVEQIKREISTLKVIKHPNVVQIHEVMASKSKIYIVLEFVEGGELFDKIATKGRLKEDEARKYFHQLINAVDYCHSRGVYHRDLKPENLLLDSHGVLKVSDFGLSAFSQQVHGDGLLHTACGTPNYVAPEVFHDKGYDGQSSDVWSCGVILFVLMAGFLPFSESNLTHLYRKISRADFCFPSWFSNGTRKLVRRILDPNPLTRITIAEIQQDEWFKKGYTPTHFEVEEDITLDDVDAAFSSSREHLLTEKKEKPVSMNAFELISRSPGFSLENLFEKQKAVAKRETQFTSQSPANEIMSKIEETAKPMGFNIKKRDYKMKLQGDKTGRKGHLSIATEVFEVAPSLHMVELRKTGGDTLEFIKFYKSFSSGLKDIMWRTDGNTVEGS